From Medicago truncatula cultivar Jemalong A17 chromosome 7, MtrunA17r5.0-ANR, whole genome shotgun sequence, a single genomic window includes:
- the LOC11433738 gene encoding subtilisin-like protease Glyma18g48580 isoform X3 produces the protein MGRYILSLHHLLFSSLLIFILMLNHVHASKNCYIVYMGAHSHGPTPTSVDLETATSSHYDLLGSIVGSKEEAKEAIIYSYNKQINGFAAMLEEEEAAQLAKNPKVVSVFLSKEHKLHTTRSWEFLGLHGNDINSAWQKGRFGENTIIANIDTGVWPESRSFSDRGIGPIPAKWRGGNVCQINKLRGSKKVPCNRKLIGARFFSDAYERYNGKLPTSQRTARDFVGHGTHTLSTAGGNFVPGASIFNIGNGTIKGGSPRARVATYKVCWSLTDAASCFGADVLSAIDQAIDDGVDIISVSAGGPSSTNSEEIFTDEVSIGAFHALARNILLVASAGNEGPTPGSVVNVAPWVFTVAASTIDRDFSSTITIGDQIIRGASLFVDLPPNQSFTLVNSIDAKFSNATTRDARFCRPRTLDPSKVKGKIVACAREGKIKSVAEGQEALSAGAKGMFLENQPKVSGNTLLSEPHVLSTVGGNGQAAITAPPRLGVTATDTIESGTKIRFSQAITLIGRKPAPVMASFSSRGPNQVQPYILKPDVTAPGVNILAAYSLFASASNLLTDNRRGFPFNVMQGTSMSCPHVAGTAGLIKTLHPNWSPAAIKSAIMTTATTRDNTNKPISDAFDKTLADPFAYGSGHIQPNSAIDPGLVYDLGIKDYLNFLCASGYNKQLISALNFNMTFTCSGTHSIDDLNYPSITLPNLGLNAITVTRTVTNVGPPSTYFAKVQLPGYKIAVVPSSLNFKKIGEKKTFQVIVQATSEIPRRKYQFGELRWTNGKHIVRSPVTVQRK, from the exons TAAAGAGGAGGCAAAAGAAGCAATAATTTATTCTTACAATAAACAGATCAATGGCTTTGCAGCTATGCTTGAAGAGGAAGAAGCTGCACAACTTGCAA AAAACCCAAAGGTGGTGTCTGTGTTCTTGAGCAAAGAGCATAAACTGCACACTACACGTTCTTGGGAATTTCTTGGATTGCATGGAAATGATATCAACTCAGCTTGGCAAAAGGGAAGGTTTGGTGAAAATACCATCATAGCTAACATTGATACAG GTGTTTGGCCGGAATCAAGGAGTTTTAGCGACAGAGGAATTGGCCCAATTCCAGCAAAATGGCGTGGGGGTAATGTCTGTCAAATTAACAAACTCAGAGGTTCTAAGAAAGTTCCTTGTAACAG GAAGCTAATTGGAGCCAGATTTTTCAGCGATGCTTATGAGCGATATAATGGCAAACTTCCCACATCGCAGCGTACAGCACGTGACTTTGTAGGTCACGGTACTCATACACTATCAACAGCCGGTGGAAACTTCGTACCAGGTGCAAGCATATTTAACATTGGAAATGGTACCATAAAAGGAGGTTCACCAAGAGCTAGAGTTGCAACCTACAAAGTGTGCTGGTCTCTAACAGATGCCGCTAGTTGCTTTGGTGCTGATGTATTATCTGCTATTGATCAAGCAATTGATGATGGTGTTGACATAATATCTGTTTCTGCTGGAGGCCCATCTAGTACAAATTCTGAAGAAATTTTTACCGACGAGGTTTCAATAGGTGCATTTCATGCACTTGCTAGAAATATATTATTAGTTGCATCTGCGGGAAATGAAGGACCTACCCCTGGAAGTGTTGTTAATGTTGCTCCTTGGGTATTCACAGTTGCTGCTAGTACAATTGACAGAGACTTCAGCAGTACCATAACCATTGGTGACCAAATAATTAGG ggAGCCAGTCTTTTTGTAGACTTACCACCTAACCAGTCTTTTACTCTAGTGAATTCTATTGATGCTAAATTTTCCAATGCCACAACCCGAGATGC TCGGTTTTGTAGACCAAGAACACTTGATCCTTCAAAAGTGAAGGGTAAAATAGTGGCATGTGCTCGAGAAGGGAAAATAAAATCAGTTGCTGAGGGTCAGGAAGCTTTATCTGCAGGTGCAAAGGGAATGTTTTTGGAAAATCAACCAAAAGTTAGTGGGAATACACTTCTTTCTGAGCCTCATGTTTTGTCTACTGTTGGTGGAAATGGGCAAGCAGCGATTACAGCACCTCCTCGTTTAGGCGTAACTGCCAC GGATACAATAGAGTCGGGTACAAAAATAAGATTTTCCCAAGCAATAACACTCATTGGAAGAAAGCCAGCTCCAGTTATGGCTTCATTCTCATCTAGAGGTCCAAATCAAGTTCAACCATATATACTCAAG cCTGATGTAACTGCACCTGGTGTGAACATACTTGCTGCCTATTCATTGTTTGCTAGTGCATCTAATTTACTAACAGACAATCGCCGAGGTTTTCCCTTCAATGTAATGCAAGGAACTTCTATGTCTTGCCCTCATGTTGCTGGGACTGCTGGACTTATCAAAACACTTCATCCTAATTGGAGTCCAGCAGCTATTAAATCAGCTATTATGACCACTG CAACCACGAGAGATAACACCAACAAGCCTATAAGCGATGCATTTGATAAAACACTGGCAGATCCATTTGCTTATGGTTCAGGACATATTCAACCCAACAGTGCAATAGATCCTGGACTTGTTTATGATCTAGGGATTAAGGATTACTTAAACTTCTTATGTGCCTCTGGATACAACAAGCAACTCATTTCAGCACTTAATTTCAACATGACATTTACTTGTTCAGGAACTCATAGTATAGATGACTTGAATTACCCTTCAATCACATTACCAAATCTTGGATTAAATGCTATTACTGTCACTCGTACAGTTACCAATGTCGGGCCACCAAGTACATATTTTGCTAAAGTTCAATTGCCTGGATATAAAATTGCTGTTGTACCAAGTTCCTTGAATTTCAAGAAAATAGGTGAAAAGAAGACATTTCAAGTTATTGTTCAAGCAACAAGTGAGATTCCAAGGAGGAAATACCAATTTGGAGAATTGAGATGGACAAATGGAAAACACATCGTAAGGAGCCCCGTTACTGTTCAACGCAAATGA